In Paenibacillus phoenicis, one genomic interval encodes:
- a CDS encoding ABC transporter permease gives MRDATAPSSLAPKLPPPERRAKAAQLRKRLWRNKWLYVMLLPGVLYFIIFKYLPMYGLIISFQNYKPYNGIRGSEWVGLEHFQRLFTEPDFMVILKNTVILFALNLFIYFPVPIILALMLNELRGNFFKRLFQTFVYLPHFMSWVIIVSITYVMVTMDGGIINELLVYFGFEKINFLLNPDWFRPMYILQVIWREAGWGTIIYLAGMAAIDPGLYEAARMDGAGRMRQVWHITLPSIRGVIITLFILKIGHVLDLGFEHVYLLLNSMNRQVAEIIDTYVYTAGLRQGQYSYSTAIGFFKSVIGLILVMLVNKLSKKFGEEGVY, from the coding sequence ATGAGAGACGCAACAGCTCCTAGTTCACTCGCGCCAAAGCTTCCACCGCCCGAAAGACGTGCGAAGGCCGCACAGCTCCGCAAGCGGCTGTGGAGAAATAAATGGCTGTATGTGATGCTGCTGCCCGGCGTGCTGTATTTCATCATCTTCAAATATTTGCCGATGTACGGGCTGATCATTTCCTTTCAGAACTACAAGCCGTATAACGGCATCCGGGGCAGCGAATGGGTAGGATTGGAGCATTTTCAGCGGCTGTTTACGGAACCGGACTTTATGGTCATTTTGAAAAACACGGTGATTTTGTTTGCGCTCAACTTGTTTATCTATTTCCCGGTGCCGATCATCCTGGCGTTGATGCTAAACGAACTGAGAGGGAACTTCTTCAAAAGGCTGTTCCAGACATTCGTTTACTTGCCGCATTTTATGTCCTGGGTCATCATCGTGTCGATTACCTACGTGATGGTGACGATGGATGGCGGGATTATTAACGAGCTGCTGGTGTACTTCGGCTTTGAAAAGATCAACTTCCTGTTGAATCCCGACTGGTTCCGACCGATGTACATCCTTCAGGTGATTTGGAGGGAGGCTGGCTGGGGGACGATCATTTACCTGGCCGGCATGGCGGCCATCGATCCCGGATTGTATGAGGCGGCACGGATGGACGGAGCCGGCCGGATGCGTCAGGTGTGGCATATTACGCTTCCGTCGATTCGGGGCGTGATCATTACGCTGTTTATTTTAAAAATCGGGCATGTGCTGGATTTGGGCTTCGAGCATGTCTATCTGCTGCTGAATTCGATGAACCGGCAGGTTGCGGAAATTATCGACACGTATGTGTACACCGCGGGGCTGCGGCAGGGGCAATACAGCTACAGCACGGCGATTGGGTTCTTCAAATCCGTCATCGGCCTGATCCTGGTCATGCTGGTCAATAAACTATCCAAGAAGTTCGGGGAGGAGGGCGTTTACTGA
- a CDS encoding glycoside hydrolase family 88/105 protein, producing MRQRPDTPLEWAKKACDSMMDIYTDAGTLPPDHRWHYHQGVFLCGMEQLWEVVQDEKYIKYIQQYVDDLVDEQGNLMFARDELDAVQAGLLLFTLYERTGKAKYRIAADKLRYLLLTLNRTSEGGYWHKDKYPYQMWLDGLYMAGVFSLKYANAFGEAGLRAEVLHQEKLMRKHMRDAKTGLLYHAWDESRRMLWADPETGCSPEFWSRSLGWYGLALSQFLDLLPADEPGREELAGALSSFVDALIRYQDKESGLWYQVVDKGDRPDNWLETSGSCLFVYTLAKAVQQGLAGEDAGQAALRGYEGLTRVVEWDDKGRLVLPDICIGTSAGDYDHYAARPKVKNDLHGVGAFVMACTQMEMFLSRMEDPADVHI from the coding sequence ATGAGGCAACGTCCAGACACTCCCTTGGAATGGGCGAAGAAGGCATGCGATTCGATGATGGACATTTACACGGATGCGGGAACTCTCCCTCCCGACCATCGCTGGCATTATCATCAAGGCGTCTTTCTGTGCGGCATGGAGCAACTGTGGGAGGTCGTTCAGGATGAGAAGTACATCAAGTACATTCAACAATACGTGGATGATCTGGTGGATGAGCAGGGCAATTTGATGTTTGCTCGCGATGAGCTGGATGCCGTGCAGGCCGGATTGCTGCTGTTCACGTTATACGAACGGACCGGGAAGGCCAAATACCGGATAGCAGCCGATAAACTGCGCTACCTGTTGCTGACGCTGAACCGCACGAGCGAGGGCGGTTATTGGCACAAGGATAAGTATCCTTATCAGATGTGGTTGGATGGTCTCTATATGGCCGGTGTGTTTTCGCTGAAATATGCGAATGCGTTTGGGGAAGCAGGGCTTCGGGCAGAGGTGCTGCACCAGGAGAAGCTGATGCGCAAACATATGCGCGATGCCAAGACGGGTTTGCTGTACCATGCCTGGGATGAGAGCCGGCGGATGCTTTGGGCGGATCCGGAAACCGGCTGTTCACCGGAATTTTGGAGCCGCTCGCTGGGCTGGTATGGTTTGGCGTTGTCTCAATTCCTCGATTTGCTGCCGGCAGATGAGCCCGGGCGGGAGGAGCTCGCGGGGGCGTTATCGAGTTTCGTGGATGCGCTGATCCGTTATCAGGACAAGGAGAGTGGGCTTTGGTATCAGGTGGTCGACAAAGGCGATCGGCCGGATAACTGGCTGGAAACGTCAGGCTCCTGCCTGTTCGTATACACCCTGGCGAAGGCGGTGCAGCAGGGCCTTGCCGGTGAAGACGCCGGGCAAGCCGCATTGAGGGGATATGAAGGGCTGACCCGGGTGGTGGAATGGGACGATAAAGGCCGTTTGGTGCTGCCGGATATCTGTATCGGCACATCGGCCGGGGATTATGACCATTACGCTGCGCGCCCGAAAGTGAAAAACGATCTGCACGGGGTTGGCGCGTTTGTGATGGCCTGCACCCAAATGGAAATGTTCCTCAGCAGAATGGAGGATCCCGCGGATGTGCACATATAA
- a CDS encoding carbohydrate ABC transporter permease: MVEDRSVSGRIYAAINFTLLAIIALITVLPFVHVVAGSFTTNAELAANKFVLIPKVWSLEAYRFIFSTNTIFKAMGVSIGVTLIGTLFSMLLTALMAYGLARKDLDGRRTINFLVVFTMLFNGGLIPTFLVVKELGMIDTYASLIIPSSISAFNMIILKNFFQNIPEGLEESARIDGCNDFGILFKIVLPLSMPAIATISLFYAVTYWNTYMSAILYLNDSAKWPIQVLLRQIVVLASGLDHSAELDGTVPPPDQTIKMAVIVVATLPILLVYPYLQKHFAKGALLGSMKG; encoded by the coding sequence ATGGTAGAGGACCGATCGGTCAGCGGCCGTATTTACGCGGCAATCAATTTTACGCTGCTGGCCATCATTGCGTTGATAACGGTGCTGCCCTTCGTGCATGTCGTGGCCGGTTCATTTACGACAAACGCAGAGCTGGCGGCGAACAAATTCGTGCTGATTCCCAAAGTGTGGAGTCTGGAGGCTTATCGGTTTATTTTTTCAACGAATACGATCTTTAAGGCGATGGGCGTCTCGATTGGCGTCACGCTGATCGGTACGTTGTTCAGCATGCTGCTGACGGCGCTGATGGCTTACGGGTTGGCCCGTAAAGACCTCGACGGCCGGAGAACGATCAATTTTCTGGTTGTCTTTACGATGCTGTTTAACGGTGGGTTGATACCGACGTTTCTGGTTGTGAAGGAGCTGGGGATGATCGATACGTACGCCTCACTGATCATTCCTTCCTCGATCAGCGCGTTTAATATGATCATTCTGAAGAACTTCTTTCAGAACATTCCGGAGGGCTTGGAGGAGTCCGCGCGGATCGATGGCTGCAACGACTTTGGCATCTTGTTCAAAATCGTGCTGCCGCTGTCGATGCCGGCGATCGCTACGATCTCGCTCTTCTATGCGGTTACGTATTGGAATACGTACATGTCGGCGATTTTGTATCTGAACGACAGCGCCAAATGGCCGATCCAGGTGCTGCTGCGGCAAATCGTCGTGCTCGCGAGCGGGCTGGACCACAGCGCTGAGCTGGATGGAACCGTACCGCCGCCGGATCAGACGATCAAGATGGCGGTCATCGTGGTTGCCACTCTGCCGATTCTGCTGGTGTATCCGTATCTGCAGAAGCATTTTGCCAAAGGGGCTTTGCTGGGGTCGATGAAAGGTTGA